A genomic window from Streptococcus sanguinis includes:
- a CDS encoding NADPH-dependent oxidoreductase, whose product MNETINLMNAHTSVRRFTEEQISDKELRAIIDAGRAASSWKNFQSYSIIVVRSKEKKEALFDLVPQEAIRQSSAFLLFVGDLNRAQKGVHMYTEDFYPEGTENLLISSVDAALAGQNTLLAAESLGYGGVIIGLVRYAASQIAELFKLPDYTYPVFGIALGTPNQNHVVKPRLPYEAVVFEEEYREQDRSTIQAYDRVQTEYAGERAKETWSQRLAAQFGQEPNQAIDQLFKEKKLEK is encoded by the coding sequence ATGAATGAAACGATTAACTTGATGAATGCTCACACGTCTGTTCGCCGCTTTACAGAGGAGCAGATTTCGGATAAGGAATTACGTGCTATCATTGATGCTGGGCGGGCTGCGTCCAGCTGGAAGAATTTCCAGTCCTATTCGATCATTGTGGTGCGAAGCAAAGAGAAAAAAGAAGCCCTCTTTGACTTGGTGCCCCAAGAAGCCATTCGGCAGTCTTCAGCCTTCCTGCTTTTTGTTGGCGACCTCAATCGTGCCCAAAAGGGCGTTCACATGTATACGGAAGACTTTTATCCTGAGGGAACGGAGAATCTCCTGATTAGCTCAGTAGATGCTGCTTTAGCTGGACAAAATACCCTGTTAGCAGCTGAAAGTTTGGGTTATGGTGGAGTAATCATTGGACTGGTTCGATATGCTGCCAGTCAAATAGCAGAGCTTTTTAAGCTACCGGACTACACTTATCCAGTCTTTGGGATTGCTCTGGGAACTCCCAACCAGAACCATGTAGTCAAGCCACGTCTGCCTTATGAAGCAGTGGTCTTTGAGGAAGAATATCGTGAGCAGGATCGTTCCACTATTCAAGCTTATGACCGCGTACAGACTGAATATGCTGGCGAGCGAGCTAAGGAAACTTGGAGTCAGCGCCTAGCTGCCCAATTTGGTCAAGAGCCTAATCAAGCTATCGACCAACTATTCAAAGAAAAGAAATTAGAAAAATAG
- a CDS encoding GNAT family N-acetyltransferase gives MEAPIRIRQADLSDWEEIFAIEQLNFPAEEAASSEVLKERIEQIADTFLLTELHGQLAGYIVGPAVQVRYLTDDLFSKVGANPPEGGFIAVQSLSVHPDFQRQGVGTLLLAALKETAVQQNRQGISLTCHDELIPYYEMNGFVHEGISDSTHGGAVWSDMVWENPNFKEK, from the coding sequence ATGGAAGCACCGATTCGAATCAGACAGGCTGACTTGAGCGACTGGGAAGAAATTTTTGCAATTGAGCAGCTGAATTTTCCAGCAGAAGAAGCAGCCAGTTCAGAAGTTCTCAAAGAGCGGATTGAGCAGATTGCTGATACTTTTTTGCTAACAGAGCTGCATGGTCAGCTTGCAGGCTATATTGTTGGACCAGCTGTTCAGGTGCGATATTTGACAGATGACCTCTTTAGCAAGGTGGGTGCTAATCCTCCAGAAGGTGGCTTCATTGCTGTCCAAAGTCTGTCCGTCCATCCTGATTTTCAGAGGCAGGGGGTCGGAACCTTGTTGCTTGCAGCTCTCAAGGAGACAGCTGTTCAGCAAAATCGACAGGGCATTAGCCTAACCTGTCATGATGAGCTGATACCTTATTATGAGATGAATGGTTTCGTCCACGAAGGGATTTCTGACTCAACTCATGGCGGGGCTGTTTGGTCTGATATGGTGTGGGAAAATCCCAATTTTAAGGAGAAGTGA
- a CDS encoding ATP-dependent helicase, with protein sequence MAKLIPGKIRTEGIALVENNKVVILEVSDSLLYARVDECNLRYSLDDDVIFCYCDFFQKKKYCAHLAALEYYLKNAPSGKDVLKSMEEEELTSQETQELVSFGSLFLDKVLPEKSDQQVRYELSATGQEDSYTGQFLWSLRISRLPDERSYVVRDVLSFLRTLEKGGHYQIGKSYYEAIHLEDFDEASQDLLVFLQGLVLDYQGQDSSLVFPNAGRNLFFPASIFEEGVIFLMNLSSFRLEYSLYDYSEVFFQDLHEEAEVYTFQVEEHEEHFELVIAEKNYKMLYDGQFIFYGDTFYQLNPQQIRLMKALRELPIEHDRLKRLQFDLSERTKLASSLSEFKKVGRVEAPESMMIHDFTAKFDFDIGPDKRLILDTVFDYGDRKVTTRKDLERLPFAGNFEHEQQVFKQMLQAGFVADFYSQRPPLKPEEIYHFFSEVIPNFEALGHVSMTEELEALAQTESPRISVKMKGGLLDVGFDFAGIEQSEIDAVLDSLFKEQDFFISKSGQVLIFDEETKEMSRTLQQLRSKRTKNGFIQTSSLAAYQLDEFFKGKDRVQFSKDVQQLAFDLTHPEEFSLPKLQVKADLRDYQETGVKWLSMLDKYGFGGILADDMGLGKTLQTISFLSSRIDDSKKVLILAPSSLIYNWSDEFAKFAPHLDVAVVYGLKNVRDELIAEKHQITITSYASFRQDVEEYQDNHFQYLILDEAQVMKNDQTKIAQYLRDFEVEHTYALSGTPIENNLGELWSIFQIVMPGLLPSKKEFLKLPAEKVARYIKPFVMRRKKEDVLQELPDLIEVAYRNELADSQKTIYLALLKQMQDRIVHATEDEINRSKIEILSGLMRLRQICDTPKLFMEDYEGESGKLESLRELLEQIQDGNRRVLIFSQFRGMLDIIESELDKMGMESFKITGSTPAKERQDMTTAFNEGQRSAFLISLKAGGVGLNLTGADTVILVDLWWNPAVEAQAIGRAHRIGQERNVEVYRMITRGTIEEKIQELQESKRNLVSTILDGAEAKSSLSVEEIREILGISAE encoded by the coding sequence ATGGCAAAATTAATTCCTGGTAAGATTCGGACAGAAGGAATTGCTCTGGTTGAAAACAATAAGGTAGTAATCCTTGAGGTCAGTGATTCTCTTTTATATGCTCGTGTAGACGAGTGTAATTTGCGCTATAGCTTGGATGATGATGTCATCTTTTGTTATTGTGACTTTTTCCAGAAGAAAAAATATTGTGCCCATCTGGCAGCCTTGGAGTATTATCTGAAAAATGCCCCATCGGGAAAAGATGTGCTAAAGAGTATGGAAGAAGAGGAGTTGACCAGTCAGGAGACCCAAGAGCTGGTTTCTTTCGGAAGCTTGTTCTTGGATAAGGTCTTGCCGGAGAAATCCGATCAACAGGTTCGTTATGAGCTTTCAGCTACTGGTCAAGAAGATTCTTATACAGGACAGTTTCTCTGGAGTCTCCGGATCAGTCGCTTGCCGGACGAACGCTCTTATGTTGTCCGAGATGTTCTTTCCTTCCTTCGGACCTTGGAAAAGGGCGGGCATTATCAGATTGGTAAGAGTTACTATGAGGCTATTCATTTGGAGGATTTTGATGAAGCCAGTCAAGATTTGCTCGTTTTCCTGCAGGGGCTAGTTCTCGACTATCAGGGGCAAGATTCCTCTTTGGTTTTCCCAAATGCTGGGCGCAATCTTTTCTTCCCAGCCAGCATCTTTGAAGAGGGAGTTATCTTCCTGATGAATCTGTCTTCTTTCCGCTTAGAGTACAGCCTTTACGATTACAGTGAAGTCTTTTTCCAAGATTTACATGAAGAGGCAGAAGTTTATACTTTCCAAGTGGAAGAGCATGAAGAGCATTTTGAGCTAGTCATTGCTGAGAAGAATTATAAGATGCTTTATGATGGCCAGTTTATCTTTTATGGAGATACTTTCTACCAGCTAAATCCTCAGCAGATTAGACTGATGAAGGCTTTACGGGAGCTGCCTATAGAGCATGATCGGTTGAAGCGCCTGCAATTCGACTTGTCAGAGAGAACAAAGCTGGCTTCCAGTTTGTCTGAATTTAAAAAGGTTGGCCGGGTAGAAGCACCTGAAAGTATGATGATTCATGACTTTACAGCCAAGTTTGACTTTGACATCGGTCCTGACAAGCGTCTGATTTTGGACACTGTCTTTGACTATGGAGACAGGAAAGTGACCACTCGCAAAGACTTGGAACGTCTCCCTTTTGCGGGTAATTTTGAGCATGAGCAGCAAGTCTTTAAGCAAATGCTGCAGGCAGGTTTTGTGGCAGACTTTTACAGTCAGCGACCGCCTCTGAAGCCAGAAGAAATTTATCATTTCTTCTCAGAAGTCATTCCCAACTTTGAGGCTTTGGGCCATGTCAGCATGACAGAAGAGTTAGAGGCGCTGGCACAGACAGAAAGTCCAAGGATCTCTGTCAAGATGAAGGGCGGTCTCTTGGATGTTGGTTTTGATTTTGCCGGCATTGAGCAGTCAGAGATAGACGCAGTGCTTGATTCGCTCTTTAAGGAGCAGGACTTCTTTATCAGTAAGTCTGGGCAAGTCTTGATTTTCGATGAGGAGACCAAGGAGATGAGTCGGACTTTGCAGCAGCTGCGGAGCAAGCGAACAAAAAATGGCTTCATTCAGACCAGCAGTCTGGCGGCTTATCAGTTGGATGAATTTTTCAAGGGCAAGGATAGGGTACAGTTTTCAAAAGATGTGCAGCAACTGGCCTTTGACCTGACTCACCCAGAGGAATTCTCTCTTCCCAAGCTGCAAGTCAAGGCTGACCTTCGGGATTACCAAGAGACGGGTGTCAAGTGGTTATCTATGTTGGATAAGTATGGATTTGGTGGAATTCTGGCTGACGATATGGGACTAGGGAAGACCCTGCAGACGATTTCTTTTCTGAGTTCGCGTATAGATGACTCTAAGAAAGTCTTAATCTTGGCGCCATCCAGCTTGATTTACAACTGGAGCGATGAGTTTGCTAAATTTGCTCCGCATCTGGATGTGGCGGTGGTGTATGGTCTGAAAAATGTTCGTGATGAGCTGATTGCGGAGAAGCATCAGATTACCATTACTAGCTATGCTTCTTTCAGGCAGGATGTAGAAGAATACCAGGACAATCACTTCCAGTATTTGATTTTGGATGAGGCTCAGGTGATGAAAAATGACCAGACCAAGATTGCCCAGTATTTGCGGGATTTTGAAGTGGAGCATACCTACGCCCTTTCTGGGACGCCGATTGAGAATAATCTGGGAGAACTTTGGTCTATTTTCCAAATTGTCATGCCAGGACTTTTGCCAAGCAAAAAGGAATTTTTAAAACTGCCGGCTGAGAAAGTCGCCCGTTATATCAAGCCATTTGTCATGCGGCGCAAGAAAGAAGATGTGCTGCAGGAATTGCCTGATTTGATTGAAGTTGCTTATCGCAATGAATTGGCAGATAGTCAGAAGACTATCTATCTGGCTCTGCTCAAGCAGATGCAGGACAGAATCGTCCATGCGACAGAAGATGAAATCAACCGCAGCAAGATAGAGATTCTGTCAGGACTGATGCGCCTCCGCCAGATCTGTGACACTCCGAAGCTGTTTATGGAAGATTACGAGGGCGAGAGCGGTAAGCTGGAAAGTTTGCGGGAATTACTTGAACAGATACAAGATGGTAATCGTCGTGTCCTCATATTTTCACAATTTCGTGGTATGCTGGATATTATCGAGAGTGAGCTGGACAAGATGGGCATGGAGTCCTTTAAGATTACTGGCTCTACTCCGGCCAAGGAGCGTCAGGACATGACAACAGCCTTCAATGAGGGCCAGCGTTCAGCCTTTCTAATCTCCCTCAAGGCTGGAGGTGTCGGTCTCAATCTGACTGGTGCAGACACAGTTATCTTGGTCGACCTCTGGTGGAATCCAGCGGTTGAGGCCCAGGCCATCGGCCGTGCCCACCGTATCGGTCAGGAGCGCAATGTCGAAGTCTATCGGATGATTACACGGGGCACGATTGAGGAGAAGATACAGGAGCTGCAGGAGAGCAAGCGCAATCTGGTTTCGACTATTCTTGACGGAGCAGAAGCCAAATCCAGTCTCTCTGTGGAGGAAATTCGAGAAATTCTGGGAATTTCAGCAGAATAG
- a CDS encoding GNAT family N-acetyltransferase translates to MIIRQAQLADLDAIYAIELENFSPEEAVSRESLAAHIQTLSSTFLVAEKDGKVLGYLEGPVRPERYLNDISFTEEIEDYGHLDGGFISLTSLSISKDAQGMGVGRKLLEAMKEIAIADERHGINLTCHDYLTAYYEKHDFVNEGLSKSTYAGATWFDMVWENPRLKLQKNQ, encoded by the coding sequence ATGATTATCCGTCAAGCTCAATTGGCTGACTTAGATGCCATTTATGCTATCGAATTGGAAAATTTCAGTCCAGAAGAGGCTGTTAGCCGCGAAAGTCTAGCAGCACATATCCAAACCCTATCTTCGACTTTTTTGGTAGCAGAAAAGGATGGTAAGGTTCTGGGCTATCTGGAGGGACCTGTCCGTCCAGAACGTTATTTAAATGATATTTCCTTTACAGAGGAGATTGAAGATTATGGTCATCTGGACGGTGGCTTTATCTCTCTGACCAGCCTTTCTATCTCTAAGGATGCTCAGGGGATGGGGGTTGGCCGCAAGCTACTGGAAGCCATGAAAGAAATTGCTATAGCAGATGAACGCCACGGCATCAATCTGACCTGTCACGACTATCTCACCGCTTACTACGAGAAGCATGACTTTGTAAATGAAGGTTTGTCAAAATCAACTTACGCAGGCGCTACTTGGTTTGACATGGTCTGGGAAAATCCTAGACTCAAACTGCAAAAAAACCAATAA
- a CDS encoding ribosome biogenesis GTPase Der — MALPTIAIVGRPNVGKSTLFNRIAGERISIVEDVEGVTRDRIYATASWLNRKFSIIDTGGIDDVDAPFMEQIKHQAEIAMDEADVIVFVVSGKEGITDADEYVARMLYKTHKPIILAVNKVDNPEMRNEIFDFYALGLGDPFPVSSVHGIGTGDVLDAIVENLPNEEVAENPDMIKFSLIGRPNVGKSSLINAILGEDRVIASPVAGTTRDAIDTVFTDSEGQEFTMIDTAGMRKSGKVYENTEKYSVMRAMRAIDRSDVVLMVLNAEEGIREYDKRIAGFAHEAGKGIVIVVNKWDTLEKDNHTMKDWEEDIRDQFQYLSYAPIIFVSALTKQRLHKLPDMIKQISQSQNTRIPSAVLNDVIMDAIAINPTPTDKGKRLKIFYATQVATKPPTFVIFVNEEELMHFSYLRFLENQIRKAFVFEGTPIHLIARKRK, encoded by the coding sequence ATGGCCTTACCAACTATTGCCATTGTCGGCCGGCCTAATGTCGGCAAGTCAACGCTCTTCAATCGGATTGCCGGTGAGCGGATTTCCATTGTGGAAGATGTTGAAGGGGTGACCCGCGACCGAATCTATGCGACAGCAAGCTGGCTCAACCGTAAGTTTAGTATTATTGATACGGGCGGAATTGACGATGTTGACGCGCCTTTTATGGAGCAAATCAAGCACCAGGCTGAGATTGCCATGGATGAAGCGGATGTCATCGTTTTTGTCGTGTCTGGCAAGGAAGGTATTACGGATGCGGACGAGTATGTGGCTCGCATGCTCTACAAGACCCATAAGCCGATTATTTTAGCGGTCAATAAGGTCGACAATCCTGAAATGCGCAATGAGATTTTTGATTTCTATGCGCTGGGCTTGGGTGATCCATTCCCAGTTTCCTCAGTCCACGGGATTGGTACAGGGGATGTTCTTGACGCTATTGTTGAAAACCTGCCAAATGAAGAAGTAGCTGAAAATCCTGATATGATTAAGTTTAGCTTGATTGGCCGTCCTAATGTCGGCAAATCTAGCTTGATCAATGCAATCTTGGGGGAAGACCGAGTCATTGCTAGTCCAGTGGCTGGTACAACGCGTGACGCTATTGATACGGTCTTTACAGACAGTGAAGGTCAGGAATTTACCATGATCGACACGGCTGGTATGCGCAAGTCAGGCAAGGTCTATGAAAATACGGAAAAATACTCTGTCATGCGGGCCATGAGGGCGATCGATCGCTCAGATGTCGTTCTCATGGTGCTGAATGCAGAGGAAGGAATTCGTGAGTACGACAAGCGAATCGCTGGCTTTGCCCATGAAGCAGGAAAAGGTATTGTTATCGTTGTTAATAAGTGGGATACTCTGGAAAAAGATAACCATACCATGAAAGACTGGGAAGAAGATATCCGTGACCAGTTCCAGTACTTGTCTTATGCCCCGATTATCTTTGTTTCTGCCCTGACCAAGCAGCGTCTCCATAAGCTGCCAGACATGATTAAGCAAATCAGTCAGAGTCAGAATACCCGTATACCATCAGCGGTGCTCAATGATGTTATCATGGATGCCATCGCGATTAATCCGACACCGACCGACAAGGGCAAACGCCTCAAGATTTTTTATGCGACTCAGGTAGCAACTAAACCTCCGACCTTTGTCATTTTTGTCAATGAAGAAGAACTCATGCACTTCTCTTACCTGCGTTTCTTGGAAAATCAAATCCGCAAGGCCTTTGTCTTTGAAGGAACTCCGATTCACTTGATTGCAAGGAAGCGCAAGTAG
- the mltG gene encoding endolytic transglycosylase MltG — protein MLGIMMKEVKFLTEKSQDKEKNLSFKEQILKDLAGEKEEQTPSSTSQSEADSASAKETAAAEDFEARPASVDVSYKVAENEKAHPQVYGRVDEEDKKPNEVLSRANRANNTVKKKRQNTLARRIMTTVLLIVLLGLVVTGVVGYTYVSSALKPIDANATEYVTVEVPEGSSSKQIGEILEKKGLIKNAQVFSLYSKIKSFNNYQSGYYNLQKSMDLDTIARQLQEGGTDTPQPPVVGKVTIPEGYTLEQIAEAVTVNAAATSKKTSKTPFSKDDFLAKVQDEAFISKMVAKYPQLLGTLPSKDSGVKYRLEGYLFPATYNYGEDADLESLIDQMLGAMNTNLSSYYSTIEAKNLTVNEVLTLASLVEKEGSTDQDRKDIASVFYNRLNQAMPLQSNIAILYAQGKLGKKTTLKEDAEIDTNIDSPFNVYKKEGLMPGPVASPSLSALEATINPSKTDYLYFVANVETGAVYFANTYEEHAKNVEEHVNSKLTQSSSTD, from the coding sequence ATGTTAGGGATTATGATGAAGGAGGTCAAATTTTTGACTGAAAAATCACAAGACAAAGAGAAGAATCTGAGCTTTAAAGAGCAGATTTTGAAAGACTTAGCTGGAGAAAAGGAAGAACAAACTCCCTCTTCAACTAGCCAGTCAGAAGCGGACTCTGCTTCTGCAAAAGAAACAGCAGCTGCGGAGGACTTTGAAGCTAGACCGGCTTCGGTAGATGTTTCCTACAAGGTTGCAGAGAATGAAAAGGCTCACCCTCAGGTCTATGGCCGAGTGGATGAGGAAGATAAGAAACCTAATGAGGTCTTATCTCGGGCTAATCGGGCCAACAATACGGTCAAGAAAAAACGTCAAAACACATTAGCCCGCAGGATTATGACAACTGTTCTGCTGATTGTCCTGCTGGGACTTGTGGTCACAGGAGTTGTCGGCTATACTTATGTATCTTCAGCTCTTAAACCTATTGATGCAAACGCAACAGAGTATGTGACGGTTGAAGTACCAGAAGGCTCAAGCTCTAAGCAGATTGGAGAAATCCTTGAGAAAAAGGGGCTGATTAAAAATGCCCAAGTTTTTAGTCTCTATTCCAAGATTAAAAGCTTTAACAATTATCAGTCTGGCTATTACAATCTCCAGAAGAGCATGGACCTAGATACCATTGCTCGGCAGCTTCAGGAAGGTGGAACAGATACACCGCAACCACCAGTTGTTGGTAAGGTTACTATTCCTGAAGGCTATACACTGGAGCAGATTGCAGAGGCTGTAACGGTTAATGCAGCTGCAACTTCTAAAAAGACTAGTAAGACACCTTTTAGCAAGGACGATTTCCTAGCTAAGGTGCAGGACGAAGCTTTCATTTCCAAGATGGTGGCTAAATATCCACAGCTGCTGGGCACATTGCCAAGCAAGGACAGCGGAGTCAAGTATCGCTTAGAAGGTTATCTCTTCCCTGCCACTTATAACTATGGTGAGGATGCGGATCTGGAAAGCTTGATTGACCAGATGTTGGGCGCTATGAATACCAATCTGTCTTCTTATTACTCTACTATCGAAGCGAAGAACCTAACGGTTAATGAAGTTCTGACACTTGCTTCTCTGGTGGAAAAAGAAGGTTCAACAGACCAGGACCGCAAAGATATTGCCAGCGTCTTTTATAATCGTCTCAATCAAGCGATGCCGCTTCAGAGTAATATCGCTATCCTTTATGCTCAAGGCAAGCTAGGAAAGAAAACGACTTTGAAAGAGGACGCCGAGATTGATACCAATATTGACTCGCCTTTCAATGTCTATAAAAAAGAAGGGCTTATGCCTGGGCCAGTTGCTAGTCCAAGCCTGTCAGCTCTGGAAGCTACCATTAATCCAAGTAAGACGGACTACCTCTACTTTGTGGCAAATGTTGAAACAGGCGCTGTTTACTTCGCCAATACTTATGAAGAACAC
- the dnaI gene encoding primosomal protein DnaI — translation MEKIGKNMPHMNRVWQFDYQELVKQIMADPDVAAFIQQEKLTQAEIQRSVSKFNQYITERNRFLLGDETYIAKGYKPILVKNEGYADVAYEETPELIEQERQEAIRSRLNLISLPASLKEASLAQVDLDDDGRYKAFELLTNFVAEFPNYQKAVYLYGDFGVGKSYMMAALAHDLSEKRSVSTTLLHYPSFVLDVKNAISSGLVKEKIDQVKTAQVLILDDIGAEQSSPWMRDEILQVILQHRMQENLPTFFTSNFKFADLERHFASSKNGDETWQAKRVMERIKFLAQEVRLEGENRR, via the coding sequence ATGGAGAAAATAGGAAAGAATATGCCTCATATGAATAGGGTGTGGCAGTTTGACTATCAGGAGCTGGTCAAGCAGATTATGGCCGATCCAGATGTGGCAGCCTTTATCCAGCAGGAAAAGCTGACCCAAGCTGAGATTCAGCGTAGTGTCTCCAAGTTTAACCAGTATATTACGGAGCGCAACCGCTTTTTGCTGGGGGATGAGACCTATATTGCCAAGGGTTATAAGCCAATCTTGGTGAAAAATGAAGGCTATGCGGATGTTGCCTATGAAGAGACGCCTGAGTTGATTGAGCAGGAGAGACAGGAGGCCATTAGAAGCCGTCTCAATCTTATCAGCCTACCAGCCAGTCTCAAGGAGGCTAGTCTGGCTCAGGTGGATCTGGACGATGATGGCCGCTACAAAGCTTTTGAACTGTTGACCAACTTCGTTGCTGAGTTCCCGAATTATCAGAAGGCTGTTTATCTCTACGGCGATTTTGGGGTCGGTAAGAGTTATATGATGGCTGCTCTGGCGCATGATTTGTCAGAAAAACGCAGTGTTTCAACGACACTGCTCCATTATCCAAGCTTTGTTTTAGATGTTAAGAATGCGATCAGCTCTGGCTTGGTCAAGGAGAAGATTGATCAGGTCAAGACAGCTCAAGTGCTGATCTTGGATGATATCGGTGCAGAGCAGTCTAGCCCTTGGATGCGCGATGAGATTTTGCAGGTCATTCTCCAACACCGTATGCAGGAAAATCTGCCAACTTTCTTTACTTCTAACTTTAAGTTTGCAGATTTGGAGCGTCACTTTGCCAGCTCTAAGAATGGCGATGAGACATGGCAGGCCAAGCGGGTTATGGAGCGGATTAAGTTTCTGGCTCAGGAGGTGCGCCTAGAAGGAGAGAACCGCCGATGA
- a CDS encoding cystathionine gamma-synthase, which yields MTDKQFPLVSDDEIMLTEMPHMNLYDELDLISNITGDYTDRNYLEWMPIVDSSRHAPIAASQAIRRPLQKQSAFKDFKKPIDKKDPAIRYAEQAREEARADLKKKRSAPYLTSDLPTKVRSRKLPTASNAERPKPTAPFQKNTSGEFTKFGDRLQQDNYILADIQPEYSPQPKESEEKPKKNNYDFLKTSQIYNQDRAKEEQLKHSKAQELNLTGLDSD from the coding sequence ATGACTGATAAACAATTTCCTCTGGTGTCAGATGATGAAATCATGCTGACGGAAATGCCGCATATGAATCTTTATGATGAACTGGATCTCATTAGCAACATTACCGGAGACTATACAGACCGTAATTATTTGGAATGGATGCCGATTGTGGACTCCAGCAGGCATGCTCCCATCGCTGCCAGCCAGGCTATCAGAAGACCGCTGCAAAAGCAATCTGCTTTCAAGGATTTTAAAAAGCCGATTGATAAGAAAGATCCGGCCATTCGTTATGCTGAGCAGGCACGCGAGGAAGCTCGGGCAGATTTGAAAAAGAAGCGTTCAGCTCCTTATCTGACCAGCGACCTTCCGACTAAGGTCCGCAGCAGAAAGCTTCCAACAGCTTCCAATGCGGAAAGACCTAAGCCAACAGCCCCTTTTCAAAAGAATACATCGGGCGAGTTTACGAAGTTTGGCGACAGGCTTCAGCAGGATAACTATATTTTGGCGGATATTCAGCCTGAGTATAGCCCTCAGCCAAAGGAGTCGGAAGAAAAGCCTAAGAAGAACAATTATGATTTTTTAAAAACCAGTCAGATCTATAATCAGGATAGAGCTAAGGAGGAGCAGTTGAAGCATTCCAAGGCTCAAGAGCTGAACTTGACAGGCTTGGACAGCGATTAA
- a CDS encoding UDP-N-acetylmuramate--L-alanine ligase, with translation MTKIYHFIGIKGSGMSALALMLHQMGHKVQGSDVDKYYFTQRGLEQAGISILPFDEKNIQPDFEIIAGNAFRPDNNVEIAYADANGIGYKRYHEFLGGFMRDFVSLGVAGAHGKTSTTGILSHVLSNITDTSYLIGDGTGRGSANAKYFVFESDEYERHFMPYHPEYSIITNIDFDHPDYFTSLEDVFNAFNDYAKQITKGLFIYGEDEQLRRITSNAPIYYYGFKEEGNDFVAHDLLRSTSGSGFKVSFRGQELGEFQIPSFGRHNIMNATAVIGLLYTAGLDLNLVREHLKTFGGVKRRFTEKIVNETVIIDDFAHHPTEIIATLDAARQKYPSKEIVAIFQPHTFTRTIALLDEFAEALNQADSVYLAQIYGSAREVDNGDVKVEDLAEKIVKRAKVIDVDNVSPLLDHDNAVYVFMGAGDIQTYEYSFERLLSNLTSNVQ, from the coding sequence ATGACGAAAATCTATCATTTTATCGGGATTAAGGGCTCTGGTATGAGCGCTTTGGCTTTGATGCTGCACCAGATGGGCCATAAGGTTCAGGGCAGTGACGTTGATAAATATTATTTCACTCAGCGCGGTTTGGAGCAGGCTGGCATTTCCATCCTGCCTTTTGATGAAAAGAATATCCAGCCAGACTTCGAAATCATTGCTGGCAATGCCTTTCGTCCAGATAACAATGTAGAAATTGCCTATGCAGACGCAAACGGAATTGGCTATAAACGCTACCATGAATTTTTAGGTGGCTTTATGCGTGACTTTGTCAGCTTGGGAGTGGCTGGTGCCCACGGGAAGACCTCTACAACGGGTATTCTCTCCCATGTTCTCTCCAATATCACGGATACTAGCTATCTAATTGGGGATGGTACAGGTCGCGGATCTGCCAATGCCAAGTACTTTGTCTTTGAGTCAGACGAGTACGAGCGTCATTTCATGCCTTATCATCCGGAATATTCGATCATTACCAATATCGACTTTGACCATCCGGATTATTTCACGAGCCTGGAAGATGTCTTTAACGCTTTCAATGACTATGCTAAGCAGATTACCAAAGGACTCTTCATTTATGGAGAAGATGAGCAATTGCGCCGGATTACGTCCAATGCCCCGATTTACTACTATGGCTTCAAGGAAGAGGGCAATGACTTTGTCGCTCACGACCTCTTGCGTTCTACCAGCGGATCAGGCTTTAAAGTTTCTTTCCGCGGGCAAGAGCTGGGTGAGTTCCAGATTCCAAGCTTTGGCCGTCACAACATTATGAATGCGACAGCAGTAATCGGCCTCTTGTATACGGCAGGTCTTGATTTGAATCTAGTTCGGGAACATCTCAAGACTTTTGGCGGAGTTAAGCGCCGCTTTACAGAGAAAATTGTCAACGAAACAGTTATCATTGATGACTTTGCTCACCATCCAACGGAAATTATCGCAACTCTGGATGCAGCTCGTCAGAAGTATCCAAGCAAGGAAATCGTGGCAATCTTCCAGCCGCACACCTTCACTCGGACCATTGCTCTCTTGGACGAATTTGCGGAAGCCCTCAATCAGGCTGACTCAGTCTATTTAGCTCAAATTTACGGATCTGCGCGTGAGGTGGACAATGGCGATGTTAAGGTTGAAGATTTGGCTGAAAAGATTGTGAAGCGGGCCAAGGTCATTGACGTGGATAATGTTTCTCCGCTTCTTGACCACGATAATGCTGTTTATGTCTTTATGGGAGCTGGAGACATCCAGACCTATGAATATTCCTTTGAACGTCTCCTGTCCAATCTGACAAGCAACGTTCAGTAG